A section of the Salmo salar chromosome ssa05, Ssal_v3.1, whole genome shotgun sequence genome encodes:
- the LOC100380771 gene encoding LOW QUALITY PROTEIN: tax1-binding protein 1 homolog B (The sequence of the model RefSeq protein was modified relative to this genomic sequence to represent the inferred CDS: inserted 1 base in 1 codon; deleted 3 bases in 3 codons; substituted 1 base at 1 genomic stop codon) yields the protein MDTSLCPVIFQGVGKSYLPHAGSRVIPYVPNDDGEFYQFCYVTHXGEIRGASTPFLFRAQSPSEDELLTVEDECNSDILVVTTRTGYLEQKMEEAHREKEELVQTMSLLQNEKEQLEEEKGRLHKECEQEKEKFAQLRRETQEVQVSCQALQEEREEVKRRLEEATARVLQLEDDLIRVTQKGLQKETELDSLKDRVKKLTLEKDGLESHLKDEKDEKELYKIHLKKRELENTKLSAELQMLKAVDVNKENTIAQFKEEVGRLRSCLTEKEKQHKEVLAQASPLEXAEGHEGTARQKEEQLQAKQQQASMLSAELRDAASARDRTMADLYRMRLETDALQQGEAEALAQCSRLERLVKQMKDDAQQEAEQQAKSEVCRVEDEAGADPATVAELQREVEDEAAADPATVAELQREVEDLKLRLHMAAEHYKEKYKECQRLQRQVVKLSEQPGELRKNPAAEAMAVPLSVSPDISVPGSPGSADPMLEAIIQEKLKGFSREASDRSDKYRKCKQMLSEEKERSCMFADELAKMEVKLKEQLKTNDSLKLQLAAEEDRYKSQVAEKGRALKELKDTLAALMKDKERLEEDLQKSAGAGRKTEAVVSEEMRIQSVFLQYPLPYPQDAPTPLLVPQSPTQLHFGNPYSTSDARDGADGEFSDDLLPRLPPVGPPSWDSNVVCIQPARNLSRPDGLEDPEEQQNNNNNGNTNEQPAAATEPHSPFLNDGQTPLGFESSVNVHMRCPLCELIFPPNYDQRKFVEHVESHWKVCPMCSEQFPLDCDQKIFENHVLTHFDSANMLNFD from the exons ATGGACACGTCACTTTGCCCCGTCATCTTCCAGGGCGTGGGGAAGAGCTACCTGCCCCACGCCGGCTCTAGAGT GATACCCTACGTACCCAACGATGATGGGGAGTTCTACCAGTTCTGCTATGTGACCC AAGGGGAGATCCGAGGGGCCAGCACGCCCTTCCTGTTCCGGGCTCAGAGCCCCTCAGAGGACGAGCTGCTGACTGTGGAGGATGAGTGCAACTCGGACATCCTGGTGGTGACCACCAGGACCGGATACCTGGAG CAAAAGATGGAGGAGGCccacagagagaaggaggagctGGTTCAGACCATGAGCCTCCTGCAGAATGAGAAGgagcagctggaggaggagaaggggagactgCATAAAGAGTGTGAGCAGGAGAAAGAGAAGTTTGCCCAACTGAGACGAGAGACCCAG gaGGTGCAGGTGTCGTGCCAGgccctgcaggaggagagagaagaggtg aaAAGGAGGCTGGAGGAGGCCACAGCCAGGGTCCTGCAGTTGGAGGATGACCTGATAAGAGTCACCCAGAAGGGCCTGCAGAAAGAGACGGAGCTGGACAGCCTGAAGGACCGAGTGAAGAAGCTGACTCTGGAGAAGGACGGCCTGGAGTCACACCTGAAGGATGAGAAGGATGAGAAGGAGCTCTAcaag ATCCACCTGAAGAAGCGTGAGCTGGAGAACACCAAGCTGAGTGCAGAGCTGCAGATGCTGAAAGCTGTGGATGTAAACAAGGAGAACACCATTGCTCAGTTCAAAGAGGAGGTGGGACGCCTCCGCTCCTGCCTCACTGAGAAGGAGAAACAACACAAGGAGGTCCTGGCCCAGGCCTCCCCCCTTG AGTGAGCTGAAGGCCATGAAGGAACAGCTCGTCAGAAGGAAGAGCAGCTTCAGGCCAAACAGCAGCAGGCCTCCATGTTGTCTGCTGAGCTGAGGGACGCGGCC AGCGCCCGCGACCGCACCATGGCTGACCTGTACCGCATGAGGCTGGAGACAGACGCCCTGCAGCAGGGGGAAGCA GAGGCCCTGGCCCAGTGTAGCCGTCTGGAGCGCCTGGTGAAACAGATGAAGGATGACGCCCAGCAGGAGGCG gagcAGCAGGCTAAGTCTGAGGTGTGCAGGGTGGAGGATGAGGCAGGGGCTGACCCAGCCACCGTGGCTGAGctgcagagagaggtggaggatgaGGCAGCGGCTGACCCAGCCACCGTGGCTGAGctgcagagagaggtggaggacctGAAGCTCCGGCTGCACATGGCTGCAGAACACTATAAGGAGAAGTACAAGGAGtgtcagagactgcagagacaggTGGTCAAGCTCTCTGAACAACCGGGG GAGCTGAGGAAGAACCCAGCAGCTGAGGCCATGGccgtccctctgtctgtcagtccagACATCTCTGTTCCAG gGAGTCCAGGTTCTGCTGACCCCATGCTGGAGGCCATCATCCAGGAGAAACTCAAAGGTTTCAGCAGAGAGGCATCCGACAGGAGCGACAAGTACAGGAAATGCAAACAAATGCTGAGT GAGGAGAAGGAGCGTAGCTGCATGTTTGCTGATGAGCTGGCCAAGATGGAGGTGAAGCTGAAGGAGCAGCTGAAGACCAACGACAGCCTGAAGCTGCAGCTGGCAGCCGAGGAGGACCGCTATAAG AGTCAGGTGGCTGAGAAGGGGCGTGCGCTGAAAGAACTGAAGGACACTCTGGCCGCTCTGATGAAGGACAAGGAGAGACTTGAGGAG GATCTCCAGAAGAGTGCTGGTGCTGGTAGGAAGACGGAGGCTGTAGTGTCAGAGGAGATGAGAATTCAGTCTGTGTTCCTGCAGTATCCCCTGCCCTACCCCCAGGATGCCCCCACTCCACTGCTGGTCCCCCAGAGCCCCACACAGCTGCACTTTGGGAACCCCTACTCCACCTCAGACGCAAGAG ACGGAGCGGACGGGGAGTTCTCTGATGATCTGCTGCCCCGCCTTCCCCCTGTGGGCCCCCCCTCCTGGGATAGTAACGTGGTCTGCATCCAGCCAGCACGCAACCTCAGCCGGCCCGACGGCCTGGAGGACCCAGAGGAGcagcagaacaacaacaacaat GGCAATACCAATGAACAGCCTGCAGCAGCTACTGAACCCCACAGCCCATTCTTAAATGATGGACAGACTCCCCTTGGCTTCGagtccag